Genomic segment of Drosophila ananassae strain 14024-0371.13 chromosome 2L, ASM1763931v2, whole genome shotgun sequence:
AGACTTGAACTTCACTTCATTCTCGGCTGGCACGTTGGCGCAAACGGTTCATTAGCTGGTCGGTCCGTCGGTTCGAAACCGTGTGCATTTCCTAACATTGGCATTGGCCGGACAGCAGAAGCCcgtgggtctgggtctggtcGCCGGAGCAACTTGCATCTTCCAGCCCACCTCTTTGTTTTTCGCTTCATTTATTTCGTGTCGCATCGGACGCGTCGGTTGATGAAATTTCGCTTCTTATTGTTATTAGTGGTGCGGTGGTGCTGGTGTTGTTGCATTTGATTCGGGTGAGCCCACGGCAATTTGGGTGACGAAAGTGGCAAGAGTCTTTCAAACTCAATCAATTAGAGAGTGCATTACGACCGGGCGAGCTGATTGGATTCATCCCACGATGATGCTACAAATCGTGGCTTTAGCGGCGATTTTATCGGCTGCGCAATCTTTTCAATTGAACAGTAAGTTGGCGACCATAATGGTCAATAAACAGGATTAATCTACccaataaaaatgatttatgaGCCTGTAAAACAGTGCTAGAATTCGTGCCAAAATTGAATAACAAGAAGgcagtttcaaaaaataaaatttaaatatgtcCATAAATGTATGCCTAGTCATGAATTCTTTTTATTCTTAGGCTGCTAAAAAAGATTAACTAATTATGGTGTGAGTGCTGAAAAACAAAGTTTAGAAAAGCAATCATGGCACATGATTAATTTACCTTGAAATTGCGATTTACACATTTCCTAGTCAAAATGGGGAATTTTCTATCGAAATCACATAATCCATTGTGAAGTGACATCTGATCAGATTGCATGTTATGCTTGCCAATCGATTTAACTATAGAACATTTAGGATAAGTCTGTTATTACCCCCATCTGTCTGCACCCCATCCTCCCGATCGCGTGTTCGGCGGGCCAAAGTTCCCCTCCGAAACTGGAGGCACAAAATCTTCTCGAGACTGGAGTGACGGAGCACAATTTTGACAAACAATTAACTCAGCCAAAGTGTCTGGATCTTGACAAGAGATTGAGGCTCTATCTTCGACAGtggaaaaatggcaaaaaaaattacaatatttacatttGGTTTTTTCCCCAACGCAGATTAGACAAAGATGCTGCGGGAAGTTACTAGTCACAGGCAAATGCAAAACAAGTTCAAGTTCGGACAAAGGAACAAGTTTCCTTTCACTCGACTTAACTGCCATTGAACTTGAGGAGTTCTGCGGTTCTAGAAAAAAGGATCTTTCGCAGCTTAAAACTAGTTTTGCTCTTAATGAGCTGATTCATACATCTGATCCCTCATGACGTTTCTCGATcggttttttttcttgcagtgACGCAGTTCTATGAGATGCCGCCGTTGTACGACTTGGACGATTACGATCGATGCCTCCAGGAGTTTAATGGCCAGTCCTCCACCTACTGCTTTGTCAGGGCGGAAGTTCAGCCGGACGAGTCCGCTTCCGCCTGGCGAGCTATAACCGAGATCTCGAAGTACGATCGGCATCACTTCGATCACCGGAACCTCTACTTTGGTCTCTGCCTGCGTGAGTGCGAGGACTCCCTATCAGAGCTGAATGAGGACGAACTGGAGGCCCTGCAAGCTGGTCTCCTCACAGATAACCCCAAGGTAAGGCCACACAGAAGTGTCACCTCATCCGATTCGATTCAGCGTCGGCTAACGATCGATTTAATTCAATCTAAAATTTGAACAATCAAACACGCTGATGGGCAGGTAGATATTTCAAAACCCATCCAAGGCGTCGCTCGAAATGGTCGATCAACAATCATTGGGCACAGAAGCCGTGATAACAGCACCAAAGTTTATTCAACTCGCAAGCCGCAAATTGAAAGGCCAGGGGCGGTGTCAAAGAGGGATCTATTGATTAAATACCTCTTACTGACACTaaacttgaatattttattttaaagtttactTTTgttcgaaacacatttttataaGATATTGAAAAAAAGAATACCTCAAAGAGTAATTAAATCTTAACGACGGCTTTCAAAGTTTCAACAGTAACattaatttccattaaatCGACTAGCCATCAAACCCCATCCACATGACGCCTCTGGCCTCCGGTGCGTGATCTTCAtcttcatttatttataaacattGCATAAATTACAGCCGGAAAATCCGCTGATTAAACGGCGGATAGCTGGGTAATGGTAGCTGCCAGGTGGAAGATACGAATGGGaatcgaaatggaaatgggaatgggaatggtgTGGTCGATGCCATTGATGCAGTCGCCATCAAAATGCATCGATGATGGCAGATTACACAAAAGCTCTTCTATTGACTTAGGCGTTGGCCAAAATTGGACATCAATTTGGGCGGAGAAGCATCCGATCCGAAATCCGATCCAGTTCaatcaaaaccaaaacaaagcCACTTTAATCACACGCATTTCTTTCAAGGCCAAGGGCCCGCATTCGGAATCTGGCATTTTAACGACTAACTATcccataaattttttattggcaGGTGAACGTGTATTTGGACTTGTTCTCGGCGGAAACCGATAACCGCCAACGGCACCAGCGCCTCACCAATGTCTGTCTAAATTGGCGGTTGCAGCGCCGGGGATTTGGTGTCTTGGCCAAGAGCGTAGTGGAGTATTGCAATGAGGCGGGACAGCAAGTGGAGGATGGTGAGTTCTCTAAGGTTTTCCCGAGAATTTTCCTATAAAATTACCTTTTTTGTTCCTCACCTAGATGCCTGGAACCTTAGCTTTTATGGCATCTTGGGCGCCCTATTGGTTTTGGCCTGCCTAGGCAGCCTTGTGGACCTTCTCTTGAAGCGACGACGTCACGACAAAATGCTCAAGGAACGCGATCATTACAAAACCCCACCGAAGAGCACTGCCCAACAAATCCTGCTAACCTTTTCGGTGGCCCGGAACTGGTATCGTTTGAACCAAGAACCCACTGGCAAGATCGGACGCGAGCTGCGCTTCCTCGACTGCTTCAAGTTCTTCGCCATGTTCATGGTTATATTCGCGCACACCAACTGGGTGATATACGAGAGCGCCATCAGCAACCCACAGGATCCAGAGCGTCTGCTCCACACGGCAGCTGGCACGCTCCTTGTCTCCGGATCACTAATCACGGTTACGTTTTTTGTGATCAGTGGCCTGCTGTTGACCATTAATTGGCTGGCGGTGTCCCGTTCATTGGAAGCTAAGAAGGAGCACTGGAGTTTTGGGCAGTATGCTTTCCTCTTTCTGAAGTTTAATGTCTTCCGGTACATCCGACTGACGGTTCCCTACGCCTTTGTCCTGCTCATGAGCGGAGTTTACTTTGAAAACGCCGGAGGTCCTCTTTGGCGGCACATATTCGAGCGGGAGCAGCTGTCCTGTCGCCGCAACTGGTGGACGAATCTTCTGTACATCAATAACTTTGTGCGCACGGATGAGAGGGTACTACGGAGTAAGATCCTTCCACAATGCATCACAttaaagaacatttttttttcagtgcctGCTCCAGGGCTGGTATTTGGCGGCGGATACGCATTCCTTTGTGCTGAGTCTGATCCTGCTCATGTTGGGTCATCGCTTCGCCAAGTGGAGCAAGCACCTTTATGCGGGAATCCTTGCCACTTTTGTGGCTATCCCAATGGTGCTCACTTACGTCATGGACTACTACCCCATCTTTATACCATCGCCCCAGTGAGTACTATTCGAGTTTATACCAACAGGATATATTTTTATCCTTATCCAAAATCCTTAAACAAACAGGACCCAAAAGGACTCATTTATCGGAGACAGACAGTTTACGGAATTTTACACTTCTTCCCTGATGAATTTTGGCTCTTACTTCTGTGGCGTTTTGGCAGCCTTGGCCTACGACCAACTGACCCAGAAACAATACAAAATCCGGGAGCTGAAGAGTTTCCAGCTTCTTTGGTTCGCGCTCATCCCAGTGGGTGTCCTGTGGCTGTTCAGCGCTCATCCCATCTTCCAGCATTACTATGTGGCTCCGTCTGCCATCTGGGGAGCCATTTATGCCGGACTGCAGCGTAATCTCTGGGGCTTTGGTTTGGGCATCTTCATTGTGGGCATGGCCGGAAAAGTGGGATGTAAGTTTCATCAACCTCGTTTCTTATCCttataatattcatatatttaTTCCTTATCACTAGGGATCTTCCGCAAATTCGCCTGCCTGCCAATTTTTCGGATCCTGGGGCGCCTTACCTACGGAGCCTTCATTGTCCATCTCCTGGTGGCCCGTATAGTTCTGGCCACGGTGAGGGAACCCATCTATTTCGGCACTGGTATGATGGTAAGTCGGTAatcagaaataataaaaatatttaataatacttTATCGTTATCCCCCCGCAGTTCGCGTTTATCTTTTTCACGATGACCATGTCCTATCTGTGCTCCTTCCTCCTGGCCATCTTCCTGGAGCTGCCCGTCTCCTCATTTCTTAAGCTCATGCGATAGCTGAACGTTTCAACTTACAGCCCACTTAAAATTAATGTAGTTTAGTAAGAAGCTCtaacttaaatataatatttacacATAAACTCACCTTGATCCTATCGGGCCGGAGTCATTGTCAGAGGAGGTACTGCTGCCCTTGAGCTCCAGAAAGTATTGAAGGAGGGCACTCATGGCGTCGTCGTTCAACTTGGGACTTACTTGTTGCCGGGCATAGGAAATAAACTTTTTGATGAGTACAGGAGGTATGAGTTCCAGGTCCGCATCTTCCGGCAGGAGCTCCAATCGTCTATCCAGATCATAGTCCTGCTGCATGATACTATCGTTGTCATCCTCCTTCTTAAAGGTTTCATCTACACCGCCAGCTTCAGGTCCGTGAAAAGCTTCTTCGCAGATGGAGTCGCTGATCTTGGGCTTAAGAGCATAGCGAGCTGCGATTCTGGCCCGCTTTTTAGCTCCAGTATGAAGAGCCCGGACGTGTTCCGTCAGAGACAGGTCTCTTTCCGAGGGTTTGTCTAGCAATACGTAGACCAGATGGAACTCCCGCAGCAGGGCTGGTGTAATGTTGATGTTTTGGAGAAGATATCGGCCTTCATCGTACTGGCCTCTTTGCGGGTTGGCACACGCTATTACCGAAGGGTGGGCCGGAAAGATGCCAAAGACTCCGGGAAGCTGTATGCTAATCTCGCCCGACTGCATACACTGAAGAAGAACGGCCTGCTTTGATGCGAGTTTGTCTACGTCGTCTAGAGTGCAGTGTCCCCCTCCGCTGGCGGTCATCAGGGCACCTGCCTGCATGACCTTTTTGTTTCGCCCCGAGAAAGTCACGCCCAAATGCTGCGCAGAGTGAGCTCCTTTTTTTCCGCTAACGTGGGCACCACGTTCCATGATCTGGGCGCAGCTCTGCAGGATCTTGCTCTTGCCAATGCCAGGATCGCCCACCAGGAGCACGTTGATGGGGGATTCTCCTCCAAAGAGCGAAAGCAAGCAGGCAGCTTTGGCTAGTTCATGCCCATAGACTTCCGGGGCTATGGATTGGACCAGAAGCTTGAAGCTGTTCGGTTCTGAATTAATCATGGCAATGGCTTGTAGATCCCGATCACTGAACTCGGTTTTCTTGTTTTCCGCATCCTGAATACTGACCGCCTTGAGATAGGCTTGCTTTTGGTCGTTGGTGGCATCATCCTCTCCTAGTTCCTGCAGCTTCAGCACCCCCGTGACGATCACCAACTGGCCCACTCGAACAGAATCCACCAGATCGTGTCGCAACTCAATATCTATTTCCTCCGGCTGGGTGTTTTCGAAGTCATTCATTAAAGACAGGCTTGACTCCTCCAGGCGAATGATCTGCCTGGCAGAAAGGCGTGTATATGGGGAGCTCCTAAGGGCCAGGAATCCATCGCGAGCCACACACTCGGATCTCTTGCAGTGGTAGGGACGCGGCTGGAAGGTCCCACGCTGACGCATAGCCATCTCCATTTGGCAACGACTGCAGCGAAAAGCTTGCCACGTCAGGTTGTAGGTTGGTTCGCCAATGCTGGTCACGGTCCCTTGAATTGCGAACAGAGTATCCACTCGGTCGTGGATGATGCTGTTCAGCGAATTAACCGGTACAAATTCGAATGGCCTCGCATAGATTTTGCGCAGTCGTTGGGTTGGAGGCAAGTACTGCTCCGGCGTGGAAACAGCGCCCACGGCAGTATCTGTTGCATCCAACAAATGGTTTACAACCACGGTGTGCATGGCCAGAGACAGAGTCGAAAGAGATCGCAATGGGTGCTCCTTTAGATCCTCCTCTAGCCCGGGCCACACTTCTTTTAGCTGCACATCCTGTAGGATCCCTGAAGCGGGCAGTGTGAAGAATCCTTGATCACGGATCTTTACAAAATCGTAGTTTTGCGGATTTCTTTGATAATGAGCTTCCACGGCCATGATCCTTCTAGCGAGATCACTCTCCTCTGCGTAGGTGTCTCTTAAGAAGTACAATCTCCATCCGGAATATGCACGCGGATTGTCCACCGCGATGCTTTGAACCAGTAGCCCATCTTCGGGAGCAGCATAGTTCTCCGGCCGCAGAAAGCTACAGTCCAAGGGTGCGCCACGTCCGCGTTTGTTTGATGACCGGCCCCAGCCCCTGGGTTGGCGGGTCGCTGGAGGTTCCGCGTCCGTACCTCCTTCACCTGTGGCCGCCTCACGATTCGGTTGTCGATTTCCACGAGCAGGGATCACACGCCCATTCCGCCGGAAGTAGAAGTAAGGACGATAGGCACCACCTCCGCGGGCCCGTCCACGTACGAAACGAGAGGGAGCCCGCCCTCGAGCCGGTGGGGGATTCATTTCAGACCTGGAATGTTTACAAATTTACGCGCTCCCTGATATTGATGGGATTTGTTCGATTACTTGCGGATCTGGGCGATAAATATTCGACGCGGCGTTGCCGGATCCGGCATATGTATCTTATATCTTATAGATCCAGACCTAAATTGGATTGGATTTTTCGATCTTTTCGAACTCGGTAGTTCTTCAAATACTATCTTACAAATAACGCTTTGAGAGTTATTAGAATCACttcaaaagtaaaaaaaaacgaaatttattatatatttttacatcCTTTATTTGACCATGATTCCTAAAACCAAAACCTTTTATTTTGAAGTAATTTCTTCAGAAATTTCGAGCATCTTCGTCTCGTGCTTGAAAAGCTCCAGCTGAGAGGGCAACAAGTTCTTAAATATGTCCAATATTTTAGGCTTAATGTTGCTAAAAGTTTCCAGGATAAGCTTCTGCTCCACAATATTGCGCGGCTGGGCGCCATTCAACTCCTGAAGGATGTCAATGCACCCATCCAGCAGCGTCACCTGCCGcatctgcaactgcaacaactCCTTCTGGACACTCTTGATGCTCTCGATTTGCTCATCCAGGCGAAGTGGTATATTTTCAATCGCTGCCATTTGCTCGAGATGCTTTTCGGAGTCGTCAGAGGATGCAGCGCTTAGAGGCTTTGATTCATTATTATCTTCACATTTTTCTGGTTCTTCCTTTATGACGGTCTTTAAGacacttaaatttaaaaaattcactGGACAATTTTTTTAGTAATACACTTACGAGACGCTCCTTCTTCTGCAATGGCACCGATTTCGATTTGTACTTCTTACccatactatttttttttttagctctaTTACCTCTATGCCTCTATAGAATTGTAATCTCCGATCAAAACTAAGTCAAACTTTTAAGTCAGCGCCTGCTTTTATGAAGTAACTCGATTACAATTGTCTAGATATGGAAACACAAATTGTGAAGAATCGATTTTTGCTCTCAGGACGAGGAGTTCTGTGGGTTTCTCCCCCGTAAGAGCGAGTTGAAGTTGATGGCACAGTTGTCAAGACGCGATAACTGTTTGATCATGTCCTCCAGAAGTAGACTGGGTCCCTCGTTCGGCCCCCGGATGAGCCCATATGCCTCGGCATTGGCGATCCGGTGTTGGAGCAGCGGCATATAGGGTCCCTTGAAGTGCGGCGCTCCATTCGTCAATTCTTTTGGAGGCTGTGCCGGCTGCATGCAAACAGTATCGGTCTTCATGGGTCGACCAGTCGGTTGATTTGGACGGAACTTGGGAACCCGGTAGCCGAACTTTCTCTTCTTCTCTGCCTCGGAATGGCTATCACCCGCATCCTCTGACTCGTAATGATGATTATAAAACCGGAAGCCATAAATTGCGGGTCTTGGCTGATAGGATGaagttaaacaaaatatataacaaaatattcaataaatttaagatAGACATACATATTTTGCGTTATTTAAGGATaagaattttataatttatttatcaaatttttaatatgtttCCAACCAAATTCTATATCTGTCCTAATATTCATCttagtaccttaaacgatttgtaaatCGAATCTCTACTAATCTTCATTAAAAGATAGGAAAAGATTTATAAGATATTCAAAAAGCTAAGCTAAAAAATTCTTGGGCATCCCCAAAATGTTAAAAGTGCAGAGGAAGGACAATATAGCACTCAGTGATCGCTGTATATTTTACAACATGCATCCGATTCTTACGCGggatacctcaaacgattagtagatcgattctccacaaatctgcattaaaatctaaaaacaaaatattttttagattttttgttaaattttgtgggctgtccccttcaaaatgttgaaaatgcatggggGCGTCCATTGGGCCCCCTGcggtggctatatctttgccaataatcatccgattttTATGCgaaatacctcaaacgattagTAGaccgattctccacaaatctgcatcaaaatctaagaacaaaatattttttagattttttcttaaattttgtgggctgtccccttcaaaatgttgaaaatgcatGGGAACATCTATCGGGCCCCCTGcggtggctatatctttgccaataatcatccgattttTATGCgaaatacctcaaacgattagTAGaccgattctccacaaatctgcatcaaaatctaaaacaaaatattttttacattttttcttaaattttgtgggctgtccccttcaaaatgttgaaaatgaaTGGGGGCGTCTATCGAttccccacaaatctgcatcaaaatctaagaacaaaatattttttagattttttcttaaattttgtgggctgtccccttcaaaatgttgaaaatgcatGGGAACATCTATCGGGCCCCCTGcggtggctatatctttgccaataataaTCCGATTCTTatgcggaataccttaatcgattagtagatcgattccccacaaatctgcatcaaaatctaagaacaaaatattttttagattttttcttaatttttgtgGGCTgtcccttcaaaatgttgaaaatgcatGGGAGCATCTATCGGGCCCCCTGcggtggctatatctttgccaataataaTCCGATTCTTatgcggaataccttaatcgattagTAGAtttattctccacaaatctgcatcaaaattttttaaattcaaaatattttttaaattttttgttttattttgtgggACATCAACCTTCACCAATAGATCTTTACGAAAATTGTTACATCTTTAGTGAGACTCTAAATGGTAGCAACTACTTACAGCTCTCATATTGCGCTCCTCATTGTATCCATCGTCGATCTCGTCAGAATAATCGCCCTGTTCTTCCCCCAAATCGACCGCCCTTCGGTCTCCAATAAGTGGCACCTGTGGAACGAACTCCGAAGCACTTGCCCTCAACCCTTGACTGGCGACAGGAGCCGGTGGAGGAGCTGGAGCCACTGGTCCCGGTGTATTGGTAATGGTATCCAATTCCAAACATAGTCTCTTGTAGGCCATTGCCGATCTTTCCAGTTGACTTAAATTCAGTTGGCCAGCAAATGTGGCCACGTTATGCAAGAAATTTTTACTGTGATCCATAGAGAGCGAAGGGGACCCAAAGCAAATACTCTTCAAGGAGCGCGCAcatctaaaatttaattttttagttttttcgcCAACAAGTGAGATGTCAAACAGTTGATTATAACGATTTTTTTGTGAACCTAAACGGTAACTTTGTTTAAAAAGGTATAGgtaaaaagtaatttttatgaatataaaaaattttttatttatatactttgccatatttattgaataaaagaGCTAAAAcaagataaataaaatattcaattttagTACATAGTATGAAACTTTTCAATATTCAGTGGCGCGAAGTGAAATCAAAGCGGACTTCGAATTTTCgaaattatcaaaaatatcgatatatcgatagtAGTACCGCCTCGGCATTCCTGTAAAAAATAACTTGGGCACATTTTAATAAATCAcaataaaattgttaattacTTGTTTTATAAATCTATTTTAGCATTTAATCATGCCGGTGAGTAAATTTAGAAGAAAACCACTTCTAAAATGTAGAAGAAGTCAAGGCGCCATAGTTCATATATGAATTTCAACGCCACTTACACCCCCTGCTAAGCTCGGaattttgttgaaaaataaaaataactttgAATATTTCACAGGCATACCACTCCCAGATCAAGGAATTTCGCCAACAGGTGGGAAATATGGCTATCTTGCCATTGAGGACCCAGGTTCGAGGACCAGCACCCACGGCAAATACAGAAAGCGACATCATTGATGAGTCACTTTACTTCTTCAAAGCCAATGTTTTTTTCCGCACATATGAAATAAAGGTGAGGTTTTAATCAAGGATAATctagtttataaaaataacctTTTTTGGTTTAGTCCGAGGTGGATCGAGTTCTAATCTATGTTACCCTCTACATAACCGAGTGCCTGAAAAGGCTCAATCGATGCACTAGCAAGGCTCAGGGACAACAGGAGATGTACAGCTTAGCCATCTCGAAGTTTGACATTCCCGGCGATGCAGGATTCCCATTGAACGCCGTTTATGCTAAGCCACAGTCAGCCCAGGATGCGGATCTAATGCGTCAGTACCTCCTGCAAATACGGCACGAAACCGGCAACCGAATGGTGGAGAAGGTTTTCAGCACCGAAGATGGAAAGCCTAATAAGTGGTGGACTTGCTTTGCCAAGAAGAAGTTCATGGAGAAAAGCCTGGCCGGTCCAGGTCAATAAGCAACTCTCAAAAGATTCTTTGCTTGAAAACCCTTGGACTTGTTTTTTATGTTCGCCTAGACAACCGTTGTCAGCTtccataatataataatttggtGAAACTACCTTGCTTTTAGATCGTGACCTGATATCCCAGGTCATAAGCCAAAGTTTCACCA
This window contains:
- the LOC6501318 gene encoding nose resistant to fluoxetine protein 6, whose translation is MMLQIVALAAILSAAQSFQLNMTQFYEMPPLYDLDDYDRCLQEFNGQSSTYCFVRAEVQPDESASAWRAITEISKYDRHHFDHRNLYFGLCLRECEDSLSELNEDELEALQAGLLTDNPKVNVYLDLFSAETDNRQRHQRLTNVCLNWRLQRRGFGVLAKSVVEYCNEAGQQVEDDAWNLSFYGILGALLVLACLGSLVDLLLKRRRHDKMLKERDHYKTPPKSTAQQILLTFSVARNWYRLNQEPTGKIGRELRFLDCFKFFAMFMVIFAHTNWVIYESAISNPQDPERLLHTAAGTLLVSGSLITVTFFVISGLLLTINWLAVSRSLEAKKEHWSFGQYAFLFLKFNVFRYIRLTVPYAFVLLMSGVYFENAGGPLWRHIFEREQLSCRRNWWTNLLYINNFVRTDERCLLQGWYLAADTHSFVLSLILLMLGHRFAKWSKHLYAGILATFVAIPMVLTYVMDYYPIFIPSPQTQKDSFIGDRQFTEFYTSSLMNFGSYFCGVLAALAYDQLTQKQYKIRELKSFQLLWFALIPVGVLWLFSAHPIFQHYYVAPSAIWGAIYAGLQRNLWGFGLGIFIVGMAGKVGWIFRKFACLPIFRILGRLTYGAFIVHLLVARIVLATVREPIYFGTGMMFAFIFFTMTMSYLCSFLLAIFLELPVSSFLKLMR
- the LOC6499274 gene encoding uncharacterized protein LOC6499274 isoform X1, with protein sequence MGKKYKSKSVPLQKKERLTVIKEEPEKCEDNNESKPLSAASSDDSEKHLEQMAAIENIPLRLDEQIESIKSVQKELLQLQMRQVTLLDGCIDILQELNGAQPRNIVEQKLILETFSNIKPKILDIFKNLLPSQLELFKHETKMLEISEEITSK
- the LOC6499274 gene encoding uncharacterized protein LOC6499274 isoform X2, translating into MGKKYKSKSVPLQKKERLEEPEKCEDNNESKPLSAASSDDSEKHLEQMAAIENIPLRLDEQIESIKSVQKELLQLQMRQVTLLDGCIDILQELNGAQPRNIVEQKLILETFSNIKPKILDIFKNLLPSQLELFKHETKMLEISEEITSK
- the LOC6499275 gene encoding DNA replication licensing factor REC, producing the protein MNPPPARGRAPSRFVRGRARGGGAYRPYFYFRRNGRVIPARGNRQPNREAATGEGGTDAEPPATRQPRGWGRSSNKRGRGAPLDCSFLRPENYAAPEDGLLVQSIAVDNPRAYSGWRLYFLRDTYAEESDLARRIMAVEAHYQRNPQNYDFVKIRDQGFFTLPASGILQDVQLKEVWPGLEEDLKEHPLRSLSTLSLAMHTVVVNHLLDATDTAVGAVSTPEQYLPPTQRLRKIYARPFEFVPVNSLNSIIHDRVDTLFAIQGTVTSIGEPTYNLTWQAFRCSRCQMEMAMRQRGTFQPRPYHCKRSECVARDGFLALRSSPYTRLSARQIIRLEESSLSLMNDFENTQPEEIDIELRHDLVDSVRVGQLVIVTGVLKLQELGEDDATNDQKQAYLKAVSIQDAENKKTEFSDRDLQAIAMINSEPNSFKLLVQSIAPEVYGHELAKAACLLSLFGGESPINVLLVGDPGIGKSKILQSCAQIMERGAHVSGKKGAHSAQHLGVTFSGRNKKVMQAGALMTASGGGHCTLDDVDKLASKQAVLLQCMQSGEISIQLPGVFGIFPAHPSVIACANPQRGQYDEGRYLLQNINITPALLREFHLVYVLLDKPSERDLSLTEHVRALHTGAKKRARIAARYALKPKISDSICEEAFHGPEAGGVDETFKKEDDNDSIMQQDYDLDRRLELLPEDADLELIPPVLIKKFISYARQQVSPKLNDDAMSALLQYFLELKGSSTSSDNDSGPIGSSQLLGLINLSQARARLDLSHVVTPQHVRDVIALLTESITQTSLKAGGASGGSCSASGRGGGGGKSAQLRNFVLMMQRRAEALGRRILEYEELKEIATRAGILSGVSQLVETANMGGYLLKKGANMYEVVPD
- the LOC6499273 gene encoding uncharacterized protein LOC6499273, with translation MDHSKNFLHNVATFAGQLNLSQLERSAMAYKRLCLELDTITNTPGPVAPAPPPAPVASQGLRASASEFVPQVPLIGDRRAVDLGEEQGDYSDEIDDGYNEERNMRAPRPAIYGFRFYNHHYESEDAGDSHSEAEKKRKFGYRVPKFRPNQPTGRPMKTDTVCMQPAQPPKELTNGAPHFKGPYMPLLQHRIANAEAYGLIRGPNEGPSLLLEDMIKQLSRLDNCAINFNSLLRGRNPQNSSS
- the LOC6501319 gene encoding actin-related protein 2/3 complex subunit 3 is translated as MPAYHSQIKEFRQQVGNMAILPLRTQVRGPAPTANTESDIIDESLYFFKANVFFRTYEIKSEVDRVLIYVTLYITECLKRLNRCTSKAQGQQEMYSLAISKFDIPGDAGFPLNAVYAKPQSAQDADLMRQYLLQIRHETGNRMVEKVFSTEDGKPNKWWTCFAKKKFMEKSLAGPGQ